The Candida albicans SC5314 chromosome 5, complete sequence genome includes a region encoding these proteins:
- the CAM1-1 gene encoding Cam1-1p (Putative translation elongation factor; downregulated upon phagocytosis by murine macrophages; Hap43-induced gene; Spider biofilm repressed): MSQGTLYIMEISPRSSILVDLIKYFKLDIKIDANTQSESFIKKFPLGKTPAFVGAKGFQLTETIAIANYFLSLIPNQKLLGKNNQEYANIIKYVSLLNQEGVISWAAAYFRLNGRFPYNKKEVDENLKIFNTIGEILEKRLHDFTYLVGERISYADLFAVKVVIGAVATVFGKPFLTKYPSIARWVKTVSQNEIFQGQFKDLKFPEQQLAFVPPKKEKKKDATPKAESAAPKKKETPAAAAAATSASEEPAAAPKPKHPLEALGKPKNPLDEWKRTYSNEETREVAIPWFWKNQYDPEEWSLWKVDYKYNDELTLTFMSNNLVGGFFNRLSASTKYMFGCMVVYGENNNNGITGAFLVRGQDYVPAFDVAPDWESYEFTKLDGSNEDDKKFINNMFAWDEPVVVNGEKREIADGKVFK, from the coding sequence ATGTCTCAAGGCACTTTATATATTATGGAGATTTCTCCAAGATCTTCAATTTTAGTTGATcttattaaatatttcaaattagaCATTAAAATCGATGCTAATACTCAATCTGAATCTTTCATCAAGAAATTCCCATTAGGTAAAACTCCAGCTTTTGTTGGTGCTAAAGGTTTCCAATTAACTGAAACCATTGCTATTgccaattattttttatcattaattccaaatcaaaaattattaggtaaaaacaatcaagaatatgctaatattattaaatatgtTTCTTTATTGAATCAAGAAGGTGTTATTTCTTGGGCTGCAGCTTATTTCAGATTAAATGGTAGATTCCcatataataaaaaagaagttgatgaaaatttgaaaatttttaacactattggtgaaattttagaaaaaagATTACATGATTTCACTTATTTAGTTGGTGAAAGAATTTCTTATGCTGATTTATTTGCTGTTAAAGTTGTTATTGGTGCTGTTGCTACTGTTTTTGGTAAACCATTTTTAACTAAATATCCAAGTATTGCTAGATGGGTTAAAACTGTTTCccaaaatgaaattttccAAGGTCAATTTAAAGATCTTAAATTCCCAGAACAACAATTAGCTTTTGTTCCaccaaagaaagaaaaaaagaaagatgCTACTCCAAAAGCTGAATCTGCTGCtccaaagaaaaaggaaactccagctgctgctgctgctgctactTCTGCTTCTGAAGAACCAGCTGCTGctccaaaaccaaaacatcCATTGGAAGCTTTAGGTAAACCAAAGAATCCATTAGATGAATGGAAGAGAACTTATTCTAATGAAGAAACTAGAGAAGTTGCCATTCCATGGTTTTggaaaaatcaatatgaTCCAGAAGAATGGTCATTATGGAAAGttgattataaatataatgatgaattgacTTTAACTTTCATGTCCAACAATTTGGTTGGTGGATTCTTTAACAGATTATCTGCTTCTACTAAATATATGTTTGGTTGTATGGTTGTTTATGgtgaaaacaacaataatggtATCACTGGTGCTTTCTTGGTTAGAGGTCAAGATTATGTTCCAGCTTTTGATGTTGCTCCAGATTGGGAATCTTATGAATTTACTAAATTGGATGGATctaatgaagatgataaaaaattcattaacaatATGTTTGCTTGGGATGAAccagttgttgttaatggTGAAAAGAGAGAAATCGCTGATGGTAAAGTCttcaaataa
- the RMS1 gene encoding ribosomal lysine N-methyltransferase (Putative lysine methyltransferase; Hap43-induced; protein induced during mating; possibly essential, disruptants not obtained by UAU1 method; rat catheter and Spider biofilm induced): protein MDEFNEKSKLFQDWLIKNNVEISPKIAIHDYCDTNQGRGIIALEDINPDEMIFKLPRSIVLNIDNNSLIKSYPSVLKKLRVLDQWIGLIIVLGFEIKFKFNPSDNNDNHNRSFWYEYLNILPDQFNQLIYWNDEELNHLQPSCILDRIGKENNLNMYNQIISIINQDLSGVEEFKSSPLTFEEYNKVATIIMSYSFDVEVPKSKKMTKNGTNEKGNDEEDEEEDEDKEDDDDDEEEDNEYYKSMVPFADTLNADTHLNNAILIYSTDQLIMTCIKPIAKGEQVYNTYSDHPNSELLRRYGYVELNGSKYDFGEIPLSTIKSVFIDQFNKLSTNKNKSNGDTFMTKQKFDELLQLINQLQIKKSIEQDGLEEDEAEELILDSYDCFNSGDVIIELVFLIQVLSTILVVYQYEQQQQQEKDTDKKKEFEIDQNLINRIFNKIYQLIESKKITSKCFEIYQSIINARMSQYPDIAKQPFNGNVAAANSEDETINSIRIYMAEVVLKSEYQSLEKCSSTIKDFKIINDVKLNKNILKKRNNDTNGVSETNNKKSKN from the coding sequence ATGGATGAATTCAAtgagaaatcaaaattatttcaaGATTGGTTGATCAAAAACAACGTTGAAATTTCCCCTAAAATAGCAATTCACGATTATTGTGATACCAATCAAGGTCGAGGAATAATTGCTTTGGAAGACATTAACCCTGATGAAATGATATTTAAATTGCCACGTTCTATTGtattaaatattgataataactCATTGATTAAACTGTATCCCCtggttttgaaaaaattaagagTATTAGATCAATGGATCGGATTAATCATTGTATTGggttttgaaataaaatttaaatttaaccccagtgataataatgataaccATAATAGAAGTTTTTGGTatgaatatttgaatattttgcccgatcaatttaatcaattaatttactGGAATGATGAAGAGTTAAATCATTTACAACCCTCATGTATATTAGATCGGATTGGTAAAGagaataatttgaatatgtATAACCAAATTATATCGATTATAAACCAAGATTTGTCAGGGGTTGAAGAATTTAAGTCTAGTCCCTTGACATTTGAAGAATATAATAAAGTTGCCACTATAATTATGTCATATTCATTTGATGTTGAAGTACCCAAGTCCAAAAAGATGACTAAAAATGGAACGAACGAGAAAGGCAATGACGAAGAAGATGAggaagaagacgaagacaaagaagatgacgatgacgatgaagaGGAAGATAATGAATATTATAAATCGATGGTTCCATTTGCTGACACTTTGAATGCTGACACTCATTTAAATAATGCAATCTTGATATATTCTACTGATCAATTAATCATGACTTGTATAAAACCAATTGCAAAAGGTGAACAAGTATACAATACTTATTCCGACCATCCAAACCTGGAACTTCTAAGACGATATGGATATGTGGAATTGAATGGGTCCAAATATGATTTTGGTGAAATCCCATTATCAACGATAAAATCAGTTTTCATTGatcaattcaacaaattatctacaaataaaaacaaatctaATGGCGATACATTCATGACAAAACAAAAGTTTGATGAATTGTTACAActcatcaatcaattacaaatcaaaaaatcaattgaacaGGATGgattagaagaagatgaagctgaagaattgattttggattCTTAtgattgtttcaattctgGAGATGttataattgaattagtATTCTTAATACAGGTATTGTCCACAATATTAGTAGTTTATCAAtatgaacaacaacaacaacaagaaaaagacaccgacaagaaaaaggaatttgaaatcgatcaaaatttaatcaatagaatctttaataaaatttatcaattaattgaacTGAAGAAAATCACCTCAAaatgttttgaaatttatcaatCGATAATAAATGCTAGAATGAGTCAATATCCTGACATTGCCAAACAACCATTCAATGGTAatgttgctgctgctaaTAGTGAAGATGAAACTATTAATTCCATTAGAATCTATATGGCTGAGGTGGTATTGAAATCAGAATATCAATCATTAGAAAAATGTAGTTCAACAATTAaagattttaaaataatcaatgatgttaaattaaataaaaatattttgaagaaaagaaataatgaTACAAATGGAGTTAGTgaaactaataataaaaaatcaaagaattaG
- the TEF4 gene encoding Tef4p (Putative translation elongation factor; genes encoding ribosomal subunits, translation factors, and tRNA synthetases are downregulated upon phagocytosis by murine macrophage) translates to MSQGILYVLKLSPRSSILTDLIKYYKLDIEISTDTESESFIKLFPLRKTPTFIGNDGFQLTETIAIGIYFLSMIPNHDLLGDNDQEFASIIRFLSMLNQEGAMSWVGAFFRLSGRLPYNKEIIDENLITLDIIGQILDNRLANDRISGYLVGDKISYADLYGVKLFGIALYTLLGEPYLTKYPNFAKWFKRASDNEFFRGQYKDIKFPQQQLTYPGSED, encoded by the coding sequence atgTCTCAAGGTATTTTATATGTATTAAAACTTTCACCAAGATCTTCTATTTTAACTGATcttatcaaatattataaattagaTATTGAAATCTCTACTGATACTGAATCGGaatcatttattaaacTATTCCCATTACGTAAAACTCCAACATTTATAGGTAATGATGGATTCCAATTAACTGAAACAATAGCCATTggtatttattttttatcaatgattCCTAATCATGATTTATTAGGTGATAATGATCAAGAATTTGCTAGTATAATTAGATTTCTTTCAATGTTGAATCAAGAAGGTGCTATGTCTTGGGTTGGTGCCTTTTTCAGATTATCAGGAAGATTACCttataataaagaaattattgatgagAATTTGATCACGTTAGATATTATTGGCCAAATTCTTGATAATAGATTAGCTAATGATAGGATTAGTGGCTATTTAGTTGGGGACAAGATTTCTTATGCTGATTTATATGGTGttaaattatttggaaTTGCTTTATATACATTGTTAGGTGAGCCATATTTGACAAAATATCCCAATTTTGCTAAATGGTTTAAAAGAGCATctgataatgaatttttcagAGGTCAATATAAAGATATAAAGTTTCCTCAACAGCAATTGACTTATCCTGGTTCAGAAGATTGA
- the BUB3 gene encoding Bub3p (Protein similar to S. cerevisiae Bub3; a kinetochore checkpoint component; induced by hydroxyurea treatment; flow model biofilm induced; Spider biofilm induced) — MTTPFVELQTPKNLDIISDVCFMDNTDQHRLLVSNWNSEILLFSCDSLLHEHQPPHLQPINTFTTPDIPLCLLYDNKQNVSPLVGLLDGSIRELDFENGKLGDNIGDAVDDNNEIDSGINNLKNVNISGQNSSSIVASSFNGKLQLIDTRQSQRQQQKLSPQTFHNQRKIFTMDTSDQYLILGLQNNIIEIYDFKNLHHPLETRQVGLKYQIKDLKTFPDNQGFALSTIDGRVSMEYFNPDPQFQLQNRFTFKCHRHPDPNPESAGDLVYPVNSLDFNHKYGTLFTAGSDGYVCLWDCKKRKRMRQYPRFLSAENEPESIVKLKINRQDNLMVVATSDDNYKRRRRLSESENSKTPSRVYVKQLAENECKPKS; from the coding sequence ATGACTACTccatttgttgaattacAAACTCCGAAGAATCTAGATATAATTTCAGATGTATGTTTTATGGACAATACTGATCAACATCGGTTATTGGTAAGCAATTGGAATAGTGAGATTTTACTATTTTCATGTGATTCGTTACTCCATGAACATCAACCCCCACATTTACAACCAATCAATACATTTACTACTCCGGACATTCCATTATGTTTATTATATGACAACAAACAGAACGTGTCACCTCTTGTTGGATTGTTGGATGGATCAATACGAGAATtggattttgaaaatggtAAATTAGGCGATAATATTGGTGATGCCGTTGATgacaataatgaaattgatagcgggatcaataatttaaaaaatgtCAATATTAGTGGGCAAAATAGTAGTAGCATTGTCGCTTCATCATTCAATGGTAAATTGCAACTTATTGATACCCGTCAGTCTCAaagacaacaacagaaattAAGTCCACAAACTTTCCATAATCAACGGAAAATATTCACTATGGACACCAGCgatcaatatttgatattgggtttacaaaataatatcatTGAAATTTATGATTTCAAGAATTTACACCATCCATTGGAAACAAGACAAGTTGGattaaaatatcaaattaaagatttgaaaactttcCCGGATAATCAAGGATTTGCTTTGTCTACTATTGACGGTCGTGTATCAATGGAATATTTCAATCCTGATcctcaatttcaattacaaaatcGATTTACATTCAAATGCCATCGTCACCCTGATCCTAACCCTGAATCAGCAGGTGATTTAGTGTATCCGGTAAACTCCTTGGACTTTAATCATAAATATGGAACTTTATTTACGGCAGGATCTGATGGGTATGTATGTTTATGGGATTGTAAAAAGAGGAAACGAATGAGACAATATCCAAGATTTTTATCAGCGGAAAATGAACCGGAAAGTATCgttaaattgaaaatcaatcGTCAAGATAATTTAATGGTAGTGGCTACTAGTGATGATAATTATAAACGAAGACGTAGATTAAGTGAAAGTGAAAATTCCAAAACTCCTAGTCGTGTATATGTTAAACAATTGGCAGAAAATGAATGTAAACCAAAGTCATAG
- a CDS encoding mitochondrial 37S ribosomal protein mS37 (Mitochondrial ribosomal protein of the small subunit; Spider biofilm repressed), translating to MPFKKVGPPPKNLPPLPRLKVRKPVIGKSTNQCFVFMSSLLNCWASNGEGNQICNGFETDLKQCMETFKPQQESLSTINYHAQRLYPKLRGKVHD from the coding sequence ATGCCATTTAAAAAAGTTGGACCACCACCGAAAAATCTTCCACCATTACCAAGATTAAAAGTTCGTAAACCAGTGATTGGTAAATCTACAAATCAATGTTTTGTATTTATgtcatcattattgaattgttgGGCATCTAATGGTGAAGGAAATCAAATATGTAATGGATTTGAAACCGATTTAAAACAATGTATGGAAACTTTTAAACCACAACAAGAATCTTTATCAACGATAAATTATCATGCTCAAAGATTATATCCTAAATTAAGAGGCAAAGTTCATGATTAA
- a CDS encoding uncharacterized protein (Protein with a transient receptor potential (TRP) ion channel domain; mutants are viable; rat catheter and Spider biofilm induced; flow model biofilm repressed), which produces MYTSGSALSLLLLTCFIQPTYSTFVGTQNCNSDIIDCKLRLLITDVALDKEKKKLKFFINSQVANFDPNSTDDDTSIIINDVNTTTNKYTTLHVEIGFMDKIIVKENVRFCDMIAVKNTTAFQSSPRFIHDTANNNNFTKIPHTNKNYESFELLSAVLKTPNNPEDDDGLSTKPPLSFQDHVFNHTLATSNTTVDRIFSNSTGHLVQCPLYYNDSIVLYYEVDVNDHFHKLGSYSVLFKVISNEEDSKVIGCSKAYVTPVQPKVISNVVAYGVLVLLMVTLLLNVITLMYSTYQESSNPFLFKASAICNEELLKQVDTTLPGIFTYLQYALFMGGLDLAYPGFFQPILGQIKWCALIGFSPVFKNEHHSYNHSDNVYYTLETGGLPNLTRYISNDLIINNWANFIVTFIVVIVMHVVSSQLFIMSKLLLDKLDLGNSRSKKSFVRGGDFNGFSIFSKKNFYLILGQVLHLFLLVFAMPFLILSSFQFLAASDISGKRRFGTNYAQLREDAYSMVVPYNELCIPSSIFSFATKIGDGSEYSPSKYPPIFDSGHMRHNTERRNYVSSQLSQDRMYLHPNDNATLFHNTHHIGNYTQKVDPSYMRISEPCLVFSGILLALWVILCLYFAFHYLVSIKRYFRIKQSSNISRLYTSLRTILIWGYLYVEYRPERVEYALYEFFTMFFKSMVIGLLQRHGIAQVVCLTLISILDLIVLFTIHPHYVKISWWSSKLMFPVARFLTAVLCIAFIRDLELSVTSKLYVAYAQLLIHTIVGILFCIQLFYWFTRTMISIFQNSKNNQTNNDDVNQSLTVYDSLDDFQQQFDYKPLQPLPTYQIYSAATAITTTPLSIIDQMENPFIFGQSSGSCIMKQNGARNKTNAGKANKDKDEMEQQEEEEYLDANYYYRSRSEQVSKNIVDHELQTHSSNNSDVTSFEQLQYESNMRKLKNDYKVREGDYIYRKYFTDDSIDPEIKELWESRKNNNNKMVIEKVQQQKQQKQKQKRQQVYHGQSTHDSSRISNSIIDKVKHVFHNNTNRRHTRKTGANQNAVELQRFEVDRPKKLIVKTVDQIKQEQQKQKDDLLSNNTTKSLSTSHLI; this is translated from the coding sequence atgtacaCCTCAGGTTCAGCACTatcactactactactaacaTGTTTCATTCAGCCCACTTATTCAACGTTTGTGGGTACTCAGAATTGTAATTCTGATATAATAGACTGCAAACTACGACTACTTATTACTGATGTTGCCCTAGATaaggaaaagaagaaactaaaatttttcataaattCTCAAGTAGCCAATTTTGATCCAAATTCAACCGATGACGACACCagtataataattaatgatgTGAATACTACAACTAATAAATACACTACTTTACATGTTGAAATTGGATTTATGGATAAAATAATTGTTAAAGAGAATGTTCGATTCTGCGACATGATTGCCGTCAAAAATACAACGGCTTTCCAATCCAGTCCCCGTTTTATTCATGATACtgctaataataataattttactAAAATTCCTCATACGAACAAGAATTATGAATCTTTTGAGTTGTTATCAGCTGTGCTCAAGACACCAAACAACccagaagatgatgatggtttAAGTACCAAGCCACCATTATCATTTCAGGACCATGTTTTTAACCATACATTGGCAACAAGTAATACTACAGTTGATAGAATTTTCAGTAATTCCACTGGTCATTTAGTTCAATGTCCATTGTATTACAATGACTCGATTGTATTATATTACGAAGTTGATGTCAATGACCACTTTCATAAGTTGGGGTCGTACAGTGTCCTATTTAAGGTCATTTCCAATGAAGAGGATTCTAAAGTTATTGGTTGCAGTAAAGCTTATGTGACTCCAGTGCAACCAAAAGTGATTAGTAATGTCGTTGCGTATGGTGTGTTGGTATTATTAATGGtgacattattattgaatgttATTACCCTAATGTATTCAACATACCAGGAATCGTCAAATCCATTTTTGTTCAAAGCATCGGCTATTTGtaatgaagaattgttgaaacAAGTAGATACAACATTACCGGGTATTTTCACGTATTTACAGTATGCTCTTTTTATGGGAGGTTTAGACTTGGCATATCCAGGGTTCTTCCAACCAATACTTGGTCAAATCAAATGGTGTGCATTGATTGGGTTCTCCCCTGTTTTCAAGAATGAACATCATTCATATAACCATAGTGACAATGTTTATTACACTTTAGAAACTGGGGGTTTACCAAACTTAACTAGGTATATTTCAAATGACCttataattaataattgggCCAACTTTATAGTGACATTCATTGTTGTAATAGTTATGCACGTTGTCCTGAGTCAACTTTTCATAATGTcgaaattattattggacAAGCTTGACTTGGGGAATTCCCGTTCTAAGAAGCTGTTTGTGAGAGGCGGTGATTTTAATgggttttcaattttttctaaaaaaaatttttatcttATTTTAGGACAAGTTTTGCATTTGTTCTTATTAGTATTTGCCATGCCCTTTCTAATTTTATCatctttccaatttttaGCAGCCAGTGATATTCTGGGGAAACGTCGTTTTGGTACAAATTATGCTCAATTGCGGGAAGATGCTTATTCGATGGTCGTCCCGTATAATGAATTGTGTATCCCATCCAGTATTTTCTCCTTTGCCACTAAAATAGGCGATGGGAGCGAATACTCGCCATCAAAGTACCCTCCAATTTTTGATTCCGGACATATGAGGCATAATACTGAAAGGCGAAATTATGTATCTTCACAGTTGTCTCAAGATAGAATGTATTTACACCCTAATGATAATGCCACACTATTTCATAACACGCACCATATTGGTAATTATACTCAAAAAGTGGATCCCAGTTATATGAGAATATCAGAACCTTGTTTAGTCTTTTCAGGGATTTTGCTTGCTTTATGGGTCATTTtatgtttatattttgcTTTCCATTATTTGGTATCGATAAAACGATATTTTCGAATCAAGCAATCATCTAATATTTCTCGATTATATACATCATTGAGaacaattttgatttgggGCTATTTATATGTTGAATATAGACCAGAACGAGTCGAATATGCTCTTTATGAGTTTTTCACGATGTTTTTCAAACTGATGGTAATAGGGTTATTACAACGTCATGGTATTGCTCAAGTTGTATGTTTGacattaatttcaatattggaTTTGATAGTATTATTTACAATCCATCCTCATTATGTGAAAATATCGTGGTGGTCACTGAAATTGATGTTTCCCGTTGCTAGATTTTTGACTGCCGTTTTGTGTATTGCATTCATTCGTGATTTAGAATTAAGTGTGACGTCAAAACTTTATGTTGCTTATGCACAGTTGTTAATTCATACCATTGTTGggattttgttttgtataCAGTTGTTTTATTGGTTTACCAGAACAATGATTTCTATTTTCCAAAATctgaaaaataatcaaacaaacaatgaCGATGTAAACCAACTGTTGACAGTTTACGATAGTCTTGATGatttccaacaacaatttgacTACAAACCATTGCAACCTTTACCAACGTATCAAATATATTCTGCGGCTAcagcaataacaacaacaccgttatcaataattgatcaaatggAAAATCCATTCATTTTTGGACAAAGTAGTGGTAGTTGTATTATGAAGCAAAACGGGGCACGTAATAAAACGAACGCAGGTAAGGCcaataaagataaagatgaaatggaacaacaagaagaggaagagtATTTGGATGctaattattattatagaAGCAGAAGTGAACAAGTTTcgaaaaatattgttgatcATGAATTACAGACTCATTCATCTAATAATAGTGATGTAACTAGTTTTGAACAACTACAATATGAATCAAATATGagaaaattaaagaacGATTATAAAGTACGTGAAGGAGATTATATTTATCGGAAATATTTCACTGATGATTCAATAGATCCTGAAATTAAAGAACTTTGGGAAAGCAGAaagaataataacaacaagatGGTGATAGAGAAAGTACAACAGCAAAAGcaacaaaaacagaaacagaaaCGACAGCAAGTGTATCATGGTCAAAGTACTCATGACTCTCTGCGTATatctaattcaattattgataaagtCAAACATGTTTTccataataatactaatagAAGACATACACGGAAAACAGGAGCAAATCAAAATGCTGTTGAATTACAAAGATTTGAAGTCGATAGACcgaagaaattgattgttaaAACAGTGGATCAAAtaaaacaagaacaacagaaacaaaaagatgATTTGTTACTGAATAATACAactaaatcattatcaactCTGCATTTAATCTAA